A window of Solanum stenotomum isolate F172 chromosome 9, ASM1918654v1, whole genome shotgun sequence genomic DNA:
ATTTGTCTTCCCACCGTAGCATACTTGTCGTCGTGTGGCATGGCACTAGATCCATTCTTGGCCATCAAAGCCACCATCTTCTCGAGTATTTGTGGATTGTTGTAAAGCTAGTTGGCATCAAGGCCATCGACCCTTTCCCATATGGCAATAAATGCTTTGACAGAGCAACTCCATTTCTTGGTAATAGTTTAACAGCTAATCTACCTGAAAACAttctcaaattcaaggaaagtttaTACGTACTGTGCGTGCTCTTTTCGAGATTAAAAACGAAATCGGAACTCTTTCACTATCCTATATATCCATATTAGTATTACTCCATGTGTTAAATTGTCCTGTATACTTCCCAAGGCTTAAAGACTCATGTTACTTTAATTTCCTTTATCATCAGCAAGTTTCTTGTTtgttctttctctctcttttccgCATTTGTCTTACTCAGACACATTAAATTTCCCAGGATACTTCCCAAGGCTTCAAAGAGCTCCCATCACTTTCGGTTATCATCAACAAGATTCTTCTAtgctttgatttttctttcccACATTTGTCATTCTCCACACATTAGATTTGCCCCTAATACTTCGCAACATTCAATGTTCACTTCCCATTATCATCAagaagtttctttttttttttatttgattctttctttttttgtttcttcctcTCTGTTTTCTGCATTCGCCTTACTCCACACATTAAATTTCCCCGAATACTTTCCTATGTTTCAAAGAGCTCCAATCACTTTCTATTATCATCGACAAATTCTTTACTTGCTTAGattctttttttgtgtgtgtggtTTTCTCTCTTTTCTGCATTCGTCCTATGTATACGTACTCCACCCACCCCAGGTACTTCTCAAAATTTCAAAGAGCTCCCATCATTTCTCATTATTCACACAAACTCAActctaaaacccaacaaatatAGGTGTAATATGCATCCATTCCCTTGTCTATTTGTTGTCAGGTTTCTATATTTGCACCCATCATAGATGGATGTACAAGGAGAGCGAGTGTGTCTCAAAACACCTACAATCTCTTGGAATCTATGCTGACTTAGTGAAAGATAAGGCACAATGGAAAAAAAGATCTATACAGGTGATATCATTATGTTTGGAACATTTTCTGGTCATGTTAGTAGTTTAGGTGTATGTTTTCTAGGAGTCTTATAGTCCTATTACATGTTTTTACGCAAGTAGGAAGTATAGATAACTTCTAATActtcttatttttatatttttcattttatataacaTTGGTTTGAGAATTGAGAAGAATTTGATTGGATAAACATGGTCAGTGAAGGTCAATATAGCCAGCCCCGACTTGTTTGAATTGATGCACATTTGTTGTTGTAATGAAAATGATAGTGAATAGGACCAAAAACACTCCATGGCTAGTATTCACCAGTTGGGAGCCACAACAAATGAAAGGGGTTTAATTGTATCCACTTCCTCGAGTTATATAGAGGAAATAGGACAATAACAAGTCGTATTtgtacataaataaattttgaatcctCTCGACCTAAAAGAATCTCTCTTTATAGTGCCAAGGGTAGTTCAAAAAATGATTTACATCACAATTTTGAACCCATTTGTGGAgtatttgcaatatttttgaaTCCCTTTGTTAAAATTTCTGGTTCCGCCACTACAAAAGTCTTTCTATTTACCAAGTATTCTAATCAAAAGTCTCACTCTCTTAGAAAGAGACATTGCTGTCTGCTGAGTCGTTTTTGACTAAAGGAGAAAGTTTCCAAAGCCTTTTTTTGATACCCAAGGTCTCTGGGTCAGCTTTCATGCAATTCAACTAGTTCCACTAATTATTCAGGAAAAACCTGAAGACTAGAACTTGTTTAATAAGCCTTCGTCAAGAATCACTTAGGGTTTTTTCTTCTCAAGTAGAATTTGAACCTGAGACGTTCATTGACCACTAAACTACACTCTTGGATGCGTTTCCAAAAACATTATACTCGAAAACACATATATATTTGAGGTAACAACACATAACAATACTACTAATTGATTTCAAGTAacaaattaatactaattaacTATGCAAATAGCCATTAAAATAGGAAGAGGGGAAGTACAAAAGCATACCTGGCAGAGCAGTTGATCCAACAATGGCAATGAAATTACTGAAAATTAGGAATACATAATTGAGaaggaaaaattaaatagaTGAGAGTCATAAAGATCAAAGAGGCAAAATTTGACATTCTTTGTTTGTCCACTTTCTAATCTAATTTAACAGGGGAGTTAAATAGACTTAAAATCTAATTTAACATCAAAGTCTCCAAAAGTCTATTTATTTCAAAGTTGTTTTGATACACATACATTGCACATGAATGTCAAATTATGTAGCAAAAATTACTTTACCACTTCAAATATACGGGTATTTAAAAAACCCCTTAACAACTTTCAAATGAACTTAATCTCACTCTTAAAACTACAATACTAGACTCACAATGCGAAGTGAATTACACACGTGTCTCGTCAGCGCCACATTAGTGGCACATCAACCCTACATCAGAGCCACGTAAAAataatagttaattttttttcttctttttattattattgaaagaCAATTTTTTGCCCCACAATTATGAAACATCAAACAATGAATCAcccaaaattcaagaaaatttcatcaaaattttacttgtcAATGTAGGCACAAACCTTGTTGATAAAACATGTGGAGCTTGAGGGTATAGCTGAAGATGTCATCATTAAAAGGGATTAGCTTCAATCTTTGGTTGTCATTGTTGAAAAAGATTAGCTTCAATTACTTGTGACTGCCATTGTTGAAGGAAATTAACTTCAATTTGGAAACAACAATGATAAAGCTAAGTTCGATGATCTTCAGTTttgtataagaaaaaaattaaatttaaatttttaaaaaaataatgaggaTGAGATGAGAAAAGGGTGGGAGGGAAAGCTAAtacatttttgtttcatttgaaCAAGTTTGGGGGGGtctaaattcaaactttatagTGAGAATTCAATAATAGCAACCAGAGCAAGCTGAtacatttttgtttcatttcaacaAGTTTGGGGGCCTAAACTCAAACTttttagtgaatttttttttagttgtcataaATAAATGGAATATAATCAAATTCACATATTCTTATTTAAAATGAATACAATCAACTTCATAAATTCTTTTGACgatttaactttttcttttttcttcaaatgtTTTGTAGTTGTTCAGACAAAGTCACTATAATCAATTTCATATGtagatattattatttatttgggtgtttgagtttaGTTTTTACTTGAATATTAACACTATCAATGAGATTTGTGTATGCATTTTATATAGTGATTAGTAATTATTGCAAATTGTTCGcttttgttgattatttttccttttttatataatttttaatgattttaagtttttttctttttgcaggATTTGTTCAGCGTATTGTGGCTATCTTTTAAttctgaataaaataaaaaaataatttttaaaattttgataaatgatTCATATGCAACAACTCTTTTACACACCTATTTTACCCATCTTCTTAATGAATTTTTATTGTAATAAAAATTGAACGTTATAGGATTATCTTTCTTATATATCTTTATCCATTCAATGTATTATCCGAAATTGATACAGatttatgaaaatatcattcagTTGTAAGCATCATATTGTACTAAAATATcgcatataattatatatataaaaaaaaaaatatcatataattgGTATATGACATTTAGAAAAAttcaaagataaaaattaaaaaattgaataagatGCCTACAATTTGATATTCAAGTGATTAAaacttttttagttttatgcTTAACATTATCACGATGATAGGACTTTTCTtagttatattttgttttaatgcaacgattaaattttcttatatctttatTATTCTAACAAGACGATAATATGAATAGGTTATGtatgattttgaataattttgagggaaaatgcataagtatcccCCCAATatatgcccgaaatctcagaggcacacttatactatactaaggtcctattaccccatcgaacttattttataaataattttctatcccTTTTCGGCCTATGTGGCACTATTTTGTGGGGCCAACGTGTGTTGACAATTTTTCAAGCTATCTGgttgatagtgccacgtaggccgaaaaggggtagaaaattatttataaaataagttcgggggggagggggggggggtaataggaccttagtatagtataagtgtgcctctgagatttcgggcataggttggggggtacttatgcattttccctaattttGAATAACattctctcaaataaaatttactatattatcttatgataaataaaaattagaaattttcaataaatcaatatttatgaTAACATTTATCAACTAACCGCGCAACGCGCGAGAACGTATACTAGTATAATTTAACAGGAGAGTTAAATAAACTTAAAAGTGAGGTGTAATAATTAATgactattttgaaaaaaatcaattatagaAGTAATATGTTGTAAATCATTTTGGTGGTTAAAtagatgaccataactccttggTTAATTTTCCTCCTTTATGAgtagtaatgttgttgataatgtggtcaaatggatgaccataactcctaggttaATTCCATCCTTTATTGGTAGTAATGTTGTTGAAAATATGGTTAATTggatgatcataactcctaggttTATTTCCTCCTTAATGGGTAGTAATTCTCAAGGTTTAATGTAATGTTTATGACACCCTTTGGTATTCCTCAATGTaatcctataaatagtggtgttgagaataatgttgaatacacttgaaagaaagaaagttagtttatattgttcctcttgtcttgtactcttcttctcttcctatttatattgttcttttgttcttaagttttacaaAACGTTATCAGCACGAAACTCTAATATCATTTCGATTTTTCCAAGTTAAGCTTCTGGTATGTATTCATATACTTAATTCTCATTATTAATCACTCTAATATAATATACTACATATTAGGAAATGGTTAGGTGTTAAACAGTGTGTGTATATTTTTGGTAGTTAAACAATGGAATATATATAAGTCCAAAAAGTTTATGTTCTCACCTAATCATCAAGTGAATTATgctattttaaattagttaaattttaattttgtctaGCAATTTTGCTAGAAATTATTTAAGTAATATGTTAGGCAGAATGTTCATTTAAATTGCTCGGAAGTTTGATACTAACACATTAATTTACTAATTGATGTTACTTTGTACAATAACATGTGTCACGTTATTatcattgataaaaaaaagttttgttaATTACATATGTACTCACTATTTATTTTAgtctaatttaattattttctatgaTAGTTTTATCATGTCGAATTTATCAAAGCTTGAGTTCGTGGCACTTGACATTTCTGGAAATAATTACTTGTCATGGGTACTCGACACTGAAATTCACCTTGACGCTAAAGGTCTTGGTGCCACTATTACCAATGGTAATACGACGTCGAGTCAGGATAAAGCAAAGGCAATGATTTTCCTTTGTCATCATCTGGATGAAGGATTGAAGGTTGAATACCTTACGGTGAAAGATCTACTTGAATTGTGGACTGTTTTGAAGGAAAGATATGACCACCTTAAGGCAACGGTATTGACAATGGCTCGTTATGAATGGATTCACTTACGGTTACaagattttaaaactatatgTGAATATAATTCTGTTGTATACAAAATTACTTCCCAATTGAAATTATGTGGGGAAGAtataaaagatgaggatatGTTGGAAAAGACTCTCACAATTTTTCATGCCTCAAATTTGGTATTACAGCAGCAATACCGTGAAAGGGGATTCAAAAAGTATTCTGAGTTGATCTCATGCCTTCTTGTGGCTGAGCAACATAATACTCTTTTATTCAAAAACCATGAGGTCCGTCCCACGAGAACTGCTCCGTTACCAAAAGCAAATGAGGTTGAAGCACATGGCCAGTCTGagagaagacaaaataaaaatcaaggcCAAAATAATGTGCGCGAACGTGGAAATGGCAGGGGACGATATAATAATCATCGTGGTGGTGGTCGCCACAAAAGGGAGAACAATATGGGTTCTCAAAGCAATACTTCAAGAGGCAACTGTCATCGTTGTGGCATGAAAGGGCATTGGAAGAATGAATGTAGAGCAACTGAGCATTTTGTTAGGCTTTATCAAGATTccttgaaaagaaaaggaaataaaaatggtGCATCTTCTTCTAATGCTCGGGTGCAGTCACACTTGACTTATAAAAATGATGCCGAGGCTAGGCCttcacaaaaatatgatgaCAATATTGAAGCAAATTTGGCTTTAAAAGATGATGATTTTGATGACCTTGATGATATTACTCATTTGGAAGTTGAAGACTTCTTTGGAGATCAAAACTAATGTTTGATCATTTGATTGGGGAAAATaattatgttgttttatttatgtgttttttattattatgtttttccTTATGCTTTTTATATTCagaaaaaaagtacttttattttcttgcaaagttgttgatttttcatatttcttatgatgtgcttttattttatgaagataaataaaattctcCAATCTTcaattggttttttttttttttgggtcaaggGCTAAGCAACACCCCAAGGCATTATCATAGATAAACAAGGCAAAATACAGGGAGAGGGGCATAGACCTTACCTCCATCCTATGGTGGTTCAAGAGTTGGTAGCCTACTAAGGTCCTCCAACTCTTCCCCATACTAGAAATGAAGCCTATCATCTAAGCACCTATGTGAGAGGACTCTTCTTGATACAGAGAATCTAGGAAAGCATAAATGAGGGAGACTCTCCctttacaagaaaaagaaaatcttttCATAAAAGCTATAACTTAAAAAGAGATAGCTATGTGAAGATGACTGGTAGATCACCAAAAAGGACCATTTGGAGTTCAAGCTCCTTCATATGTCCACCATGTTGTTGAGTAAGTTAAGGgggtttcttaatttttttcattttctttcttctgaaACTTGCCATGCCTGCCTTGTCCTGCTGAAGATAAGTTGCTGCCTCTTTTGGAATTTGTTGGCTGGTGAAGTATAGTTGGGGCTGGTGACTTGATGGTTGTGTTTGGAGAGTGAATCTGCCACAAAGTTGGCTTCCCTGAGTGTGTGAATGCATTTGAAGTGTGAGAAGTGAGTGGTAAGGGTGTGAAGTTGTTGCATTTGTGATGAGATGTTCCAAGGAGGGGCTGATTTGTTCAAAAGCCAGTCCATCAGCATTTGTGAGTCAACTTCCAGTATCACTTTTTGATAATTCAACTGAACACACCATAATAAGCTAAATACAGTTGCCTCCACTTCTGTTTAATTATTGGTGACATGCCCCAAAGGAACAGAATAAGCAAATATTAAGTCTCCATTGGAGTTTCTGAGAATACCTCATGCTCCTATGTTGCCCGGATTATCCAATGCACTTCCATCTGTGTTGAGTTTAAACCACACATCTGGTGGTTTCATCCATTGGACAAGAGTGATCTTGGTTTCATGAAAGCATTTCTTAATAAGGCTGACAGTTTCCATCCAGCTTGATGGTCAAGTGATGTAAGGAAAATAAGTATATAGTAACTTGAAAGTATCCTTAAGCACCAAGAACTTGACCCTAGTAATGTTAGATTGCTTGCCCCCATATTTTATTGCACACATATTCTTTCACAAGTTCCAACAAATAAATATTGGAGTGGATTGAAAAATAAGTTTATGGGACTcatttttgtagttattttccCACCATCTCATAATCATATATCTAAGAGGAATATAATCAGTTTGGATGCCCAGAGAGTCAGCAAAGAATTTCCAAACCTTTTTGGCAAATATTCCAGCATTAAAAATGTGATCAATGGTATCCACTCCTGTTGGATGACAGCATAAACAGTATGCAGGTTCTATGCCAAAACTGGAGAGTTTCTCATTTGTAGGAAGCCTGCCTCTTAATGCTCTCCATAATAGAAAAGAGCACTTGAAAGGAATATTTTTATGCCAAGTGTGAGTGttaattttagttttggttCTTTGTTCTCTGATGGAGTTCTAGGCAAAAGTACAAGTGAACAAACCATTACAGTTAAGGTTTCACACCGGCTGATCTGGAATACCTTGTTGAAGTTGAAGTTGAGTAGCAAGGATGTTGTGCTGAGTTAGAGGAGCTAGCTGAATGATCTTGTTTATATTCCATTGTCCCTCTTCAATAAATTCTGAGACAGTGTCATtgttgaatatgttgttgtctTTAGTGAACTGAGCCAATGGGCCAACCCCTAACCAATTATCCCACCAGAATGAGCATGAACCAAACCTGATTTTCCATCGTATGTGAGTCTCCACCTTGTGTGTATTCCTTGTCATTAGCCTCCTAGCATGGGAGTCTTGACAACCCTTTTTTTTGCTCACAGGGTTAGATCTTTGACAATATTTAGCCCTTAGGAAATCACCCATAAAGTTTGCTTGGACCTAAAAATTCACCACTGTTTGTATTGGAAAGATTAACAAATATCACTCATGAGTCTAACCCCAATGCCCCCTTCACAATTGGTTCAAGATGAGTAATGGAGATATGTGTCTTCTTGATAGTGCTACAACTCacactattttaaaagaaaagaaatatttctctaATTTGATTGTGAAAAAGGCTTATGTTAATACAATATCTGGTAGTGCAAAATTAATTGAGGGCTCTGGAAGAGCGACCTTACTACTACCTGGGGAAACAATATTAACTATTGAAAATGCATTGTactgtagtaagtctcaaagaaactttttaagtttcaagATTATTCGCCAAAATAGCTATCATGTTGAGACTGCCAATGAAGGAAAGGTTGAATACCTTTATATTACTACAGTAAAATTGGGGCAAAAATATGTACAAGAAAAATTACCTGCATTTTCTTCTAGATTGTACCATAAAAGTATCAGTATGGTTGAATCATATGCCATAGTAAACAAAAGATTTACTAATCctaatgattttatcatttggcaTGACCGGTTAGGCCATTCCGGTTATAATATGATGCACAAAATTATTGAGAATTCACATGGGCATACTTTGAAGAAATCAGAAAATTCTTCAATTAAAGAAATTCTTTTGTGCTACTTGTTCTCAAGGAAAGTTGGTTATTAAACCATCAGCAGCTAAGGTTAGGATTGAATCCCCTTCATTTCTGGAACGTATACAAGGTGATATATGTGGGTCAATTCACCCTTCATGTGggtcatttaaatattatatggtctTGATAGATGCATCTACAAGATGGTCACATGTGTGCTTATTATCAACTCGCAATACGGCTTTTGCGAGGTTGTTGGCTCAAATAATAAGATTAAGAGCACAATTTCCAGATTATGCAATAAAGACAATTCGTCTTGATAATGCTGGTGAATTTACATCGCAAGCCtttaatgattattgtttgtcCACTGGGATAACAATTGAACATCCAGTTGCTCATGTTCACACTCAAAATGGTCTAGCGGAATCTTTGATTAAGTGTCTCCAATTAATAGCTAGATCATTGTTAATGAGGACAAAATTGTTTGTTTCAATATAGGGGCATGCTATTTTGCATGCAGCAACATTGGTGTGCATAAGGCTAACTAGTTATCATGAATTCTCTCCATTACAATTGGTTTTTGGTCATGAGCCAAATATTTCCCATCTTAGAATTTTTGGGTGTGCGGTATACGTTCCGATTACCCCACCGCTACACACAAAGATGGGTCCCCAAAGAAGGTTGGGGGTGTATGTTGGGTATGAATCTCCttctattatcaaatatttggaACCTATGACAGGAGATATATTTACGGCAGGGTTTGCTGATtgtcattttgatgaatcagtATACCCAACATTAGGGGGAGAACATAAGCAGTTGAAAAAAGAGATAGATTGGAATTCATTATCTCTATATCATTTAGATCTTCGAACAAATCAATGTAAGCAAGATGTTaaaaagatgatttatttgcaaaattttgCAAATCAACTGCCAGATGCATTTACTAACCTTCCAAGGGTTACTAAATCTTATATTCCAGCTGTAAATGCTCCAGTTTGAGTTGATGTCCCGATAGGACAAATTGTTAAAGCAAATGAGTCTAAACCACGTTTAAAATGTGGTAGGCCAATTGGTTCAAAGGATAAAAAtcctcaaaaaagaaaagaaacaaatgatCATGCAGATCATACCATGGAGGAAATTGGTCAAGAAGAGCTCTGAGACATAACAAATTATAAGACCACAAATAAGGTCTAACTAActgaaaataatgagaatgaagAAATTTCAATAAGTTATGTCTCAACGAGAAAAAGGTGGAATCGAAATAGTATTGTGGTAGACAATATTTTTGcttataatgttgttgttgaaataaTGCAACAATTTGAACCAAAATTTGTCAATGAATGCAGACAgagaaatgattggccaaaatAAAAGGAAGCAATTCAAGCGGAATTGACTTCACTTGAAAAACGTGAAGTTTTTGGACCAATAGTCCGAACACCTGAAGGTGTCAAACCAGTGGGGTACAAATGGGTTTTTGTgcgaaaatgaaatgaaaaaggtGAAGTCGTAAGATATAAAGCACGACTTGTGGCACAAGGTTTTTCGCAAAGGCCTGACATTGATTATGTGGAAACATATTCTCCTGTGGTAGATGCAATTACCTTCAAATATCTAATAAATCTGGCAGTTCATGAAAAGCTTGAAATGAATCTAATGGATGTTGTCACAGCCTATTTATATGGCTCATTGGACCACGATATTTTCA
This region includes:
- the LOC125876214 gene encoding uncharacterized protein LOC125876214, producing MSNLSKLEFVALDISGNNYLSWVLDTEIHLDAKGLGATITNGNTTSSQDKAKAMIFLCHHLDEGLKVEYLTVKDLLELWTVLKERYDHLKATVLTMARYEWIHLRLQDFKTICEYNSVVYKITSQLKLCGEDIKDEDMLEKTLTIFHASNLVLQQQYRERGFKKYSELISCLLVAEQHNTLLFKNHEVRPTRTAPLPKANEVEAHGQSERRQNKNQGQNNVRERGNGRGRYNNHRGGGRHKRENNMGSQSNTSRGNCHRCGMKGHWKNECRATEHFVRLYQDSLKRKGNKNGASSSNARVQSHLTYKNDAEARPSQKYDDNIEANLALKDDDFDDLDDITHLEVEDFFGDQN